Part of the Geodermatophilus obscurus DSM 43160 genome is shown below.
GAGGGCCGCGGCTTCATCGACCTGGCCTGGTGGCTGGCCTTCTTCCCGGGGATGGCGATCTTCCTGACCGTGCTGTGCTTCAACCTGCTCGGCGACGGGCTGCGGGACGTCCTCGACCCGCGCCAGCGCACCCTGATGGCCGGGAGCGGCAGGTGAGCGCGCCGCTGCTGGAGGTGGAGGACCTCCGGGTGCGGCTGCGCACGCCGCGCGGTCCGGCCGAGGTCGTCAACGGGCTGAGCTACACCGTCGGGCGCGGCGAGACGGTGGCGGTGGTGGGGGAGTCCGGCAGCGGCAAGAGCGTCTCGGTCCTGGCCCTGCTCGGGCTGCTCCCCGCCCGGGTGGCGACGGTGACCGGCGCCGCGCGGCTGGACGGCGAGGACCTGCTCACCATGCCGCCCGAGCGGCTGCGCCAGGTGCGCGGCCCCGGCGTCGGGATGGTCTTCCAGGACCCGATGACCTCGCTGAACCCGGTCCTGACGATCGGCCGGCAGTTGATCGAGGGGATCCGCGCCCACGGTGAGGTGTCCAAGGCCGAGGCGCGGGACCGGGCGGCCGGACTGCTGGCCGAGGTGGGCCTGCCCGACCCGCAGCGCGCCCTGGACCGCTACCCGCACGAGCTGTCGGGGGGCATGCGCCAGCGGGTGGTCATCGCGATCGCGCTCGCCAACAACCCCTCGCTGCTCATCGCCGACGAGGCCACCACGGCCCTCGACGTCACCGTGCAGGCGCAGATCCTCGACCTGGTGGCGGAGCTGCAGAGCGAGCACGGCACCGGGGTCATCTGGATCACCCACGACCTGGGCGTGGTCGCCGGCATCGCCGACCGGGTGCTGGTCATGTACGGCGGCCGCTGCGTGGAGGACGGCTCGGTGGACGACGTCCTGGAGCGTCCGGCGCACCCCTACACGCGCGGCCTGCTCGGGGCGCTGCCCGACCTGGCCTCGTCCGGCGACGGCGAGCTCGCGACCGTGCCGGGCACCCCACCCGCCCCCACCGCCCTGCCTGCCGGCTGCGTGTTCTGGCCGCGCTGCCCGGTGCGTTCCGACCCGCGCTGCGAGACCGAGCAGCCGCCACTGGCGGTGGTCGGCGCGTCGACGGGCGGCCTGCCGCACCGCGCGGCGACCTGGTGCAGTGAGGGGAGCTCACGATGACCGACCTGCCGCAGGGGCCGACCGCCCACGCCCGGGGCGTCCCCGCCTCTGACGTCCCGGCCTCCCGGGTGCCCGCGTCCGACGTCCTCGTCTCCGCGCGGGGGCTGGAGGTGCACTTCCCGGTCCGGTCCGGCAGCGCCCTGCGGCGGACGACGGGGCTGCTGCGCGCCGTCGACGGCGTGGACCTCGACATCCGCCGCGGGGAGACGCTGGGGCTGGTCGGGGAGTCCGGCTGCGGCAAGTCGACGCTGGGCAACGCGCTGCTGCGGCTGGTGGAGCCCACCGGCGGGACGGTGACCTTCGACGGCACCGACGTGACCGGGCTGGACCGGCGCGGGCTGCGCGACCTGCGCCGGCGGGCCGGGATGGTCTTCCAGGACCCGTTCGCCTCCCTCGACCCGCGCCGGACGGTGCGGCAGACGGTGTCCGAGCCGTTGGAGGTGCACGGCCTGCGGTCGGGACGGCAGGAGCGCTCCGCGCGGGTCGCCGAGCTGCTGGAGCTGGTCGGCCTGGACCCCGCGGTCGCCGACCGCTACCCGCACGAGTTCTCCGGCGGGCAGCGGCAGCGGGTCGGCATCGCCCGCGCGCTGGCCGGCGAGCCGGACTTCCTGGTCTGCGACGAGGCGATCGCGTCGCTGGACGTCAGCGTGCAGGCGCAGGTGCTCAACCTGCTCCGCCGGCTGCAGCGTCAGCTCGGGCTCACGCTGCTGTTCATCTCGCACGACCTCTCCGCCGTCCGGCACGTCTCCGACCGGATCGCGGTGATGTACCTGGGACGGGTGGTCGAGGTCGGCCCCGCGGCGGCGGTCGGCTCGGACCCGAAGATGCCCTACACGCAGGCGCTGCTCTCGGCGGTGCCCGTGCCGCACCCGGCCCTCGAGCGGACGCGGCAGCGGATCGTGCTGGGCGGCGACGTCCCCTCGCCGGCGAACGTCCCCAGCGGCTGCCGGTTCCGCACCCGCTGCCCGTACGTCTTCGAGCCCTGCCCGGACGTCGACCCGGCGCTGCAGCCGGTCGGCGCGCCCGGGCAGCACGCCGCCTGCCACCTGCACGGCGTCGTCGGCCGCCCGGTCGAGCGGGAGGACGCCGCTCCCGCACCCGCCGACTGACCCGCCGACTGGCCGGCCGCGTCGTCCGCCCCACCCCCGCTGCCCCTCCCACTCCCCTCCTCGAGTCGATCATGGGGTTGTTGCTCGACAACACGCCGTGTGGAGCGGGTCCTGCGGCAACAACCCCGTGATCAACGGACGAAGGGAAGCGCGGCGGGGGACGGCGACGTCACCCAGCAGATGCGCAAGGACCTCGGCGCGTAGGGCACGCCCCGTGCCGTCCGCGGCGCGTCGGGCGGGTCGCCGACCAGCGCGCACCGGGGCATGGCTGGTGCGGCGCCGTCCCTGGTAGGACAGGCCCGTGCGGACGGTGGAACTGCGCAGGCGCTTCGCCTCGAGCGCGGTGGCCCGCCTGGCGACGGTGCGGCCGGACGGCGCACCCCACCTGGTACCGCTGGTGTTCGCCCTGGTCGACGGCACGGTCTACTCGGCGGTCGACGCCAAGCCGAAGCGCACGTCCCGGCTGCAGCGACTGGCGAACGTCCGCGTCGAGCCGCGCTGCGCCCTGCTCGTCGACCACTACGAGGACGACTGGTCGCACCTGTGGTGGGTCCGGGCGGACGGCACGGCCACGGTGGTGGACGACCCCCCGGCCACGCACCCCGGCCTGGCGGCGCTCGCCGAGCGGCACCCGCAGTACCGCGAGCAGCCCCCCGCGGGGCCGCTGCTGGTGGTCACGGTCCAGCAGTGGAGTGGTTGGTCGAGCACGACCTGAGGAGAGGACCCGGCATGGAGATCGGCATCGGCATCCCCAACAGCGTCCGAGGCACCACGGGTGCCCAGCTGCTGGACTGGGCGAGACGGGCGGAGGCGGCCGGCTTCTCCAGCCTGGCCTCGATCGGCGCGGTCTCCTACCCCTCCTACGAGGAGCTCACCGTGTTCGCCGCCGCCGGTGCGGTGACCGAGCGCATCCGGTTCCTGCCGAACGTGCTGATCGCGCCCGCCCGCAGCACCGCCGAGCTGGCCAAGCAGGCCGCCACCGTGCAGGAGCTCACCGGCGGGCGGTTGACGCTGGGCCTCGGGGTCGGGTGGCGGGAGGCGGACTACACGCTGACCGGGCGAGACTTCGCCGGCCGCGGCCGGCTGTTCGACCAGCAGCTGGCCGACCTCCGGCGCGCCTGGGCGGGGGAGCCGCTCGTCGAGGGGACCCGCCCGGCGGCACCCGAGACCGGCCACCACGGGGTCCCGTCCTCGTCGGCGGCAACACCGACGCGGCGATCCGGCGGACGGTGGAGCACGGCATCGGCTGGACGGCGGGCGGCCTGCCGCCAGAGGCGACCGCGCCGTTCGTCGAGCGGGTCCGCGCCGCCTGGGCGGAGGCCGGTCGCGAGGGCTCCCCGCGCATCGCCGCGCTCAACTACTTCTCCCTCGGCGACACCGAGGAGCAGTCTCGCGCCTACCTGCTGGACTACTACGAGCCGATGGGCAGGGAGACGGCCGAGTACATCGCCGGGAGCGCGCACCGCTCCCCGCAGGCGATCAAGGAGGTCATCGCGGCCTTCGCCGAGATCGGGGTGGACGAGCTGATCCTCGATCCGACGGTCTCCGACCCGGACCAGGTGGAGATGCTGGCCGAGGTCGCCCTCTAGGTCGGGTGGGCCGTCCGGCCGCCCGCCCGCCGACCGGCCCGGTCGCCAGGCGGGCCGGTGTGCCAGGGTGGCCCGATGGCGGGTGTCGAGCAGAGGAGCGGCCGCCGGACGGCGGCTCACGGGTACTACGCGGGCCACAGCGTCCACGCCGCGCCGGGTGTGCACGAGTACGCCGTGGAGCTGGTGCGGGCAGCGCTGCCGCAGGGCGGCCGGGTGCTGGAGGTCGGCGCCGGCTGCGGTGCCCTCGCGTTGCGGCTGCGCGACGCCGGCCTCGACGTCGTCCCCACCGACCTGGACCCGCCGCACGACTGGATCCACCGGCTGGACCTCGACGACCCGCAGTGGACCGACGAGACCCAGGGTCCGTTCGACATGGTCGTCTGCGTCGAGACGCTCGAGCACGTGGAGAACCCGCGGCAGGTGCTGCGCTCGATCCGCTCGCTGCTGCGGCCGGGGGACAAGCTGCTGGTCAGCACGCCGAACGTGACGCACCCGCACTCACGGCTGAAGATGCTGCTCCGCGGCGCGCCGTACATCTTCGGCCCGAAGCACTACCACCAGCCCGGGCACATCACGATCCTCCCGGACTGGATGCTCACCGAGCACGTGCGGCTGGCCGGGTTCGGCTCCATCGAGGTCCGCACCGGCGGCGACACCTTCTACCGCGGCGTCGTCCGGCTGGCGTACCGCGTCGAGATCGCGCTGCTCGCGCTCCTCGGCGTCCGGCAGCGAGCCGACTCCGGGCAGGGCATCTGCACGTTCGTCACCGCCGTCGCGGTCTGACACGCCGGGGCGCGCGTGGTCCTGTTGAGGTGACCGACCCGTCGGGAGGCGCCGGCACGCTCGCCGGGCGGCGGAACGGTCGACATGTGGGTGCGCGCTGCGACCGGTCACCGTGGTCGTTGTGGCGGATGGCAACGATTCGGCGTCGCGGGCGCGGGGGCACGTCGCGCGCGTCCCGGAGAACCGAGCTGCGACACCTATCGTTCTCGCACCGCCGCCGGTACGCCGACGGCGCACGGGAACCTGTCGCCCTTCCCCGGTGACGGCCCGTTGTCGGGGGAGGTTTGGTCGCCGGTGAGCAGCATCGTGGGCACCCGGTTCAACGAGGTGGTCCTGGGTGGCGTCGTCCGCCAGGGCTGGTGGCTGGTCGTCGACGAGGAGGACGGCTCCGGGTTCGTCCTGGACGGTCCCTTCGGCGACCGCGACGAGGCCGTGTGGGCCCTCGACGACCTCGAGGACGCCCCGGCCGGTCTGCACCCGGTCTACGGCGTCCGGCGGGCCGACGGCCTGCTGCGCCGCCGGTCCTCGCCCCAGGACCGCACGTGGTGGTCCTTCCTCGGCGAGCAGGTGGACCGGCTGCCCGAGGGGTGGGACGCCGACCTGGACGACGAGCACCCGCTGCCCGGCCTGGTCGTCGAGGTGGTCGCGGTGCTGGCCGAGGCGGGGCTGTTCCTCTACGACCCCTCCGGTGCCGACGGCGAGCTGGGCGGGGTGTGCCTGACCCCGGAGGCGACGCTGGACGGCGTCGTCGTCAGCTGGCGGCAGCACGACCGGATGAGCCTGGACCAGCTGCACGGCGCCGCCGCCGACGCACTGGTGCAGCAGGTGATGAACCGGGCGCTGGCCGAGGTGCTGAGCGTGCGCGGCTTCGCGGTCGAGCCGCTCGGCGGCGCCTGCGTGGTCCGCGAGGGGGAGCTGCCCGAGTAGTCAGCGGCCGGAGAGGGACGTCGACGGCGCGGGGACCGAGGTCCCCGGCCGGGTGCCGCCCCCTCCAGCGGTTGATCATGGGGTTGTCTCAGGAGGACCCGCCGCGACACGGCGAGGCGTGCGGCAACGACCCCATGATCAACGGGGGAAGAGTGGCAGGCGGACGGCTCCGCCGGGCGGTCCTCGCGTGCCCGGCTAGCGTGGCGCCGTGGCCGCCACCCCGTTCCGTCCGCCCTGGTTCGGCAACCGAGGCGTGCAGGTGCTCGCCGGCGGAGCGCTCGCCTACTGCCTCGTGCAGCTGGTGGTGCAGCTCGTCGACGGCCTGTGGGCGCAGGCGTTCCTGAACTTCGCCTGGAGCGTGCTGTTCGGCTACGTGCTCGTCGAGTCGCTGCGCTTCCGCCGCGAGCAGGACGCGGCTCCGGGCGGGCCGGTGGAGCCCGGCGACTGACCCCGTCGCGGTGTGGGCCGTGCGTGACGGCCCGACGGGATAGCCTCGACCCGCCAGGAGGGCTCGCCTAGTGGCCGATGGCGGCGGTCTTGAAAACCGCTATGGGGTGACACCCATCGTGGGTTCGAATCCCACGCCCTCCGCTCCTGACCTGCGGTCGTGCGTTGCCCGGAGAGCTCCGGGGAGGGACGTCGGGCACTGCCGACCGCTCGCGTGCCCGCTGCGAGGCGCTCCACGCGGGTTACGACCTCGACGTCGCGCCGCTCGGCTGCGTGCTGGTGGATCATCGCGGCGCGGGACGACGAGTGGCCGGCTCGTCGCACGACCTCGGACACCACTCACGGTCGGGGGTGGAAGGTCAGACCGGGGTCGGCCTCAGCGCCGTGACCGCGGCGGGGAACACATCTCGCACCAGTTCATAGGCGGTGTCACCAGGACAAGTGGTGAGAGACATGTCCCGGTGTCCAGCGATCGTCGTGGTCGTCACCGTGGTCCCGGCCGGCCAGCGGTTGGACCCACGGGACACGAAGGTGGTCGTGGAACCCGGCGCGGTCTCGATGGCATAGGTGTCCGCAAGTGCTGCCAGCAGGGCTGTCATGGAGCGCTGAGCTTCCGGAGTCGGAGCCTCGACCTGGTGGTTCCCGATGAAGCAGCACAACTGGGCGAACCCCTGGCTGCCACCGGTCGCATCGGCCATCACGGGACCGGCCAAGCTGCCGGTGCGTCCCTCCCACACCGTGCCGTACCGATCGACGAAGAAGTTGTAGGCAACGTCCGGCCACTTCCTGTCCGGGCCGGTGTGGAACCGGTAGAAGCCGCGGAGCAGACCGGGCACATCGCCGGGGTCATAGTCGTTCGTGGACGCGGTGTGGTGGACGAGCAGGAAGCGGGTGTCGCCTGGTCGCTCCTGCTGCAACGGACCCGTGGGAGCCAGGCCCTGCGCCCAATCGGCTCGCGGACGCACGTCGACCCCTCTGAAGGGGGTCCGGGCTCGAGCCTCCTCAGGCATCACTGCGATGAGTGAGATCGCCAGAGCTGTCGCAGACGAGCCGACGAGCAAGGCACGTCGACTCAGGGCCCGTGGCGACGCAGCGACGGCGTCTCCAGCCGCCGGTGTGCCCTGACGCTGATCGGTCATCTCCACACCTGCTCGCTGGGCGTTGCGTTGGCGGGCACCTCGACGTGGTCACCGTCGCCCACCCCGCCACGCACGGCGGGGACGACCGACTGGGAGGAGCAGGGGCCGAGGAAAGACGGGGTCGAGCATGCTCCCGCCCGGGAGAGACCGGCGCAGCCCCTCGCTGGTGCTCCAGAGCGGTGATACACCCCCGCCCGAGTCGCTGGCAATGCCCTGCACGTGCCGACGCCGCACAGCGGGCCGGCGTCGGGGCTGACGGCGCCCGTCGGCTGTCCGCGGCTGTGGACCTCACGCCGCTACTCGGCTGCTGGCGGCGGTCTCCGACCAACCGTCGAGGTCGCGTCCACCGACGTGGGCTCCTCGTCACCTTCCTCGCGCAGGGTTCCCGGCTGTCGTGTCGAGCTGCCGCCGTGGTCCCCTCACGGTCGCGCGGCTTCCGGGGGTCGGCACGAGCCAGTCGTGCATCGTGGTCAGGCCACGGTGAGAGGCGCTGCAGGCAGTCGAGCTCAGACGTCCGCTCGACGGCGCTCGGCGACGCGACGCCAGGCCGCAAAGCCCAGACCGGCGAGCAACAAGACGTAGAGGCCGATGGTGATGGGGCTGCTGACCAGCACCGCAGGGTCGTTCTCGGAGTTGGCCATCGCGTCGCGGAGCGAGTACTCGGCGAGCGGGCCGAGGATCACCGCGATCAGCACCGGTGCGATCGGGATGTCGTAGAGCCGCATGGCCAGGCCGAGGACGCCGATCACCAGCATGATCACCAGGTCGATGATGCTGGCTCCGGCGGCGTACACGCCGAACGAAGCGAAGACCGCGATGCCGGCATACAGGTAGGACTTCGGCACCCGCAGCAGCTGCGCCCACAGCGGCGCGAACGGCAGGTTCAGGATCAGCAGCACGACCATCGCGAGGAAGAACCCGGCGAGCAGCGGCCAGACGATGTCGCCGCTGCGCTCCAGCAGCAGCGGGCCCGGCTGCAGCCCGTACTGCTGGAAGGCCGCCAGCAGCAGCGCGGCGGTCGCCGAGGTCGGCAGCCCGAGCGCGAGCAGCGCGCCCATCGCGGTGCCGGCGGTGGCGTTGCCGGCGGCCTCCGGGCCGGCGACGCCCTGGATGGCGCCGCGGCCGAACATCGGCTTCGCCCGCCGCCGATCGAGCCGGCGCTCGGTGCCGTAGGACAGGAACGTCGGCACCTCCGCGCCCCCGGCCGGGATGACGCCGAACGGCAGGCCGTAGCCGGTGCCGCGCAGCCACGCCGGCAACGCCGCGCGGAACTCCGACCCGGACAGCCAGGGCCGCCCGCTGGGCAGCACCGTGTCCTGGGTGCCGCGCCCACCCGCCTTGGCGGCCTGGTGGAAGACCTCGCCCAGTGCCAGGAGCGACACGGTGATGACGACGATCGGGATGCCGTCCAGCAGCGCCGAGGAGCCGAAGGAGAACCGCGCGGTGCCGGTCGGCTGGTCGATCCCGATCATGGCGAGCACCAGCCCGATCGCCAGCGCCGCGAGGCCGCGCACGGCCGAGTCCGTGACGACGGCGGAGATCGCGATGAACGCGAGGACGGCGAGCGCGAAGAACTCGGCCGGCCCGAACCCGGTCGCCAGCTCCGCCAGCGTCGGGGCGAAGAACACCACGAGCACCGAGGCGACCGTGCCGCCGATGAAGGCGCCGATCGCCGCGGTGGCGAGCGCCTGCGCCGCACGGCCGCTCTGCGCCATCCGGTAGCCCTCGAAGGCGCTCGCGATCGCCGTCGAGTTGCCCGGGGTGTTCATCAGGATGCCGGAGATCGAGTCGCCGAAGAGACCGCCGAAGTAGATGCCGGTGAACATGATGAGCGCGTTCGTCGGCTCCAGCACGAACGTCAGCGGCAGCAGCAGCGCGACAGCCATCGCCGAGCCCAAGCCGGGCAGCACTCCGACCGCCGTGCCGAGCAAGGCTCCGATCAGCACGAACAGCAGCGCGGACGGGCTGAGGATGTCCCCGAACCCGCCGATCAGGTTGGACAGCTGCTCCACGTCCTCAGAACCCCCCGACGAAGCCGGCGGGCAGGGAGATGCCGAGCAGCCCGCTGAACACGATCTGGATGACCGACGCCAGCGCGAGCCCCGCCAGCAGGCAGGTCACGAACTTCCGGTTGCCGAGCGCGATCGCGACCGCGGCGAACAGCAGCGTCGCCGACAGGATCCAGCCCAGCCACGGCAGCACCGCGATGAACACGACGACCCCGCCGATCGCGGTCCCGACGGCCGCTGCGTTGACGGTGTCGGGCCCGATCTCGTCCGAGCCGTCCGAGGAGTCGGCCGCGGCTCGCGACCCAGCCCCGAACGCGGGGTCGTACTCGGGCCGCGGCCGCAGGATGTCCACGGCGAGGAAGACCGCCACGACGAAGCAGATCGCCGCGACCGCCCAGGGCATCACGGTCGGGCCGAACAGCCCGCCTTCCCCGACGACGTCCATCGTCGCCGTGCCGGTCACCAGGAAGATGCCGAGCGCCACGAGGACCGCCGGGACGACCAGGGCTCCCTTCGACAGGTGCGCGGGCCGCGGGCGTCGCCGCGGGGTGGTCGCGGCCGTGGCGCGGGGCACCTCGCTCATCACAGCCCCAGCTCCTCGAGGAGTGCGTCGATCCGGCGCTGCTCCTCGACGAGGAACTGTTCGAAGTCCTCGCCGTAGATCTCGCTGCGCACCCACCGATTGCGCTCGACCGCCTCGGACCAGGACTCGGTGGCGACCATCTCGCGCACGATCTGCTCCAGCTCGGTCCGCTGCGCGTCGGTGATCCCCTGTGGGGCGACCAGGCCGCGCCAGTTGACCAGATCGACTTCCGGCAGGCCGAGCTCGGTCATCGTGGGCGCGTCGATCCCGGCCAGGCGCTCCGGTGCCACGACGGCGAGCACCCGCAGCTGGCCGCCGTCGACGAGGTCGGCGAAGTCGTTGTAGCCGCTGATCCCGACCCCGACGGTGCCGGCCGCGGTGGACAGCAGGCTCAGCGTGAGCTCGCCGCCGCCGGCATGCGCCGTGTACTGCACGGTCTCGACCGGAATTCCAGCGGCCTGCGCCACCTGGGCGGCCACCATGTGGTCGATGCCACCGGCCGACCCGCCGCCGATCGGCACCGCGGCCGGGTTTGCAGCCCAGGCCTGCACGAAGTCGTCGAAGGTGCGGAACGGCGACTCCGCAGGCACCGCGATGACCTCGAAGTCCTCGGCCAGCCGGGCGATCGGAGTGGTGTCCTGCATGCCGATCCCACTGCCGGACTGGCTGATCCCGCCGAGCATCACCGTGCCGGTCACCATCATCGTGGTGCCCTGGCCGGTCAGGCCGGCCAGCTGGTTCAGCCCGATGGTCCCGGCAGCGCCGGGGATGTTGACCACCTGGACGGTGTTGACGATGTTGCCGGTGCGCATCGCCTGCTGGCCCTCGCGGGCGACCAGGTCCCAACCGCCGCCGGCCGCGGCCGGGGCGATCAGCGTGAGACTGGCACGTGCGGCCTGACCCTCCCCTGACCGGGCGGCATCGGTGAAGGCCGTGACCGCGAGCGCGGCGACGAGCAGGATTCCGAGAGTTGCGACGACCCGCCTCCGTGGCATGCCCGGTAACGCTATCGCCCGCCGCAGAGGAACCCAATGCCCGCGTTCGAGAACTCAAGAACCGTTGTGAACGCAATGGACGTCGCCCATTCCGCCACTCGCGAGGGCTTAGGGTTTGCGCCATCCGCACGCGCCTGACGGGAGCGACATGACGATCTGTGTGGCGTACGGCCCGACACCGGAGGGCGCTGCCGCGCTCGCTCTAGCGGTGCATGAGGCACGGTTGCGCGGGACCTCGCTGGTGGCACTCGCGACCGACAGGCAGGAGCGGTTCGAGCACGACCACGCGACCGACGACCGGGCGCTGCGCGAGGAGATCGAGCGGCAACTCGCAGAGCTGCGGGTGGCGGGCGACCCGGAGATGGAGGTGCGCGTCGTCGACGACGGTGGCGACGCTGCGGAGGCGATCATCGACCTGGCCGTCGGGGCGGACGCAGAGCTGCTCGTCCTCGGTCTGAAGCGGCGCAGCCCGGTCAGCAAGCTGCTCACCGGCAGCATCGCGCAGCGGATCATCCTGGACTCGCCGATGCCGGTGCTGGTCACCCACGCGGCCCGGTCGTCGTAGCCGGACCGCGCTGCAACTCGCACGACCTGAGCGACTGAAGCCAGGCTGCGGGTCGGGGCACCACCTGTCGGCGGGCATCGAGGTCGTGCTCCGACCGTGCCAGATGAACGGGTCGAGTCCTGTGGTCGGCTGTCGACAGAGGTCGGCGTCCCTGAGGCATCGAGAGAGGCGCGCACGCCGTTCTGGATCGGGCACACGGACAAGGTGAGCTGGTCAGTACATGGAGCGGGTGACGGGAATCGGACCCCAATGGCCAGTTCGGCCGCCGAACACTTCGGTGAGCCCACCGTCCAGCGGAGCCATCCCGACCAGCACGGCCTCCGGAGCTGCCACTCTCAGCCGGGCGTCCCCGGGCGGGGCGTCCTCGCTTCCTGGACGGTTGCTCATGGGCGACGCGACCTGGGTCCACAGCAGGGTCGCAGCGCACCCAGCAGCGGCCATGACCAGTCCCCGTCAGCTGGATCGTCCTCGGCTTGCCGCTCGCGGCCGTGCCGGGTGCTGCATGACGGTCGTGCCCACTGCCTGCCCGTACGACGGGCACGAAGGGTGAGCAGACGTCGACAGGGGCGAGGTGCACGACGCCTCTGAGCTGCCATGGCGACCTGGAGCCCATGTCCCGACGGCCTCGAGCAGTAGTGAGACACCTGTCCGGTGTGTCCTGATCCACGACACCAAGCCCTCCGCCTCAGCGATCAGCCGCGGATCAGCAGCTCCCCACCGTCCACGCGGAAGTCGCGGTGCAGCTCGCGCAGCACCGCCAGGCCCTCGACGTCGACGGTGCCCACGCCGCGGAGGTCGAGCACCACGCGGGCGTGGCCGGCATCGCGCAGCCGGTCGGCCGTGCCCCGCACCAGGTCCGCGCCGCTCGAGGTCAGGTGGCCGCGCACGGTGATCAGACCTGCCCGCCGGTCGACGACCTCGCTCAGCACCCCGCTCACGCGGCCGCCGGCGCGGGTTCGGCGACCAGGACCCGCCACAGGCCGGTGCGGCGCAGCAGCCCCTCGTGCGGAGGTCGGCCCCGCGCAGCACCACCGCGCCACCACGGGCCCGGCAGATGCGGTGCGCCGACACCAGGACGGCGACGGCGGCGTCGGGCAGGTGCTGCACCCGGGAGAGGTCGACGACGAGGGAGCGGGCCCCGGCGTGCAGCGTGCCGAGCAGCGCCCAGCGGACGTCGGCCAACCCCCCGGCGAGCAGGTCGTCGTCCAGGTGGATGGTCACCTCGTGCGCCCGAGCCGGTGCGGGGGCCATCGTCACAACCGTCCTCCTCGTGATCACTGCCCGCTATCCTGCGCGCACGGTCTGACAGTTCTCTGGGCCCGACGTGGGAGTTCGCCGGACGGCGCGTCACCCGCACGGGGCAGGCGGACTGGAGCCACACCGTCCGGACGACGATGGAGGGGCATGCGCTTCCCCGACTCCCTGCGTGCGCGGGAGCCACGCGCCACGGCGCACTCGATCGTCCTCATCATGGGCGTCTCGACCGTCGTGCTCGCGCTGCTGACGACGTTCGGGCCGAACTCGGTCAGCAGTGCCACGCGGGCCGCCTCCTGGGCGGGGGTCGCCGCGCTGGTCACGACGATCGCGGTGTGCGTCCTCGTCCCGGCCGAGCGGCTGGACCGCGCCGGGGCCTTCGTCCTCCTCGGTGTCTGCGGCGTGCTGTTGACCTGCGTCCTGAACGTGCTGACCGACGACCCGTCCGCCGGTGCGCAGGCGTTCCTCGCCTTCCCGGTGCTCTGGGCGGCGTCACACCTGGGCTGGGCCGCCGTCGCCCTGGTGACGGGGGCCGCCGTGGTGGGCAACGGGGTCACCCAGCTGCTGCTCCAGCCCGTCGAGCCGGCGATGCACGACCAGCTCGTCATCGGGACCGTGCTCGTCGTGGCGTCCGTGATCCTGGTCCGGACCGCCTCGGTGCAGGACCGCCTGGTCTCGGCGCTGCAGCAGCAGGCCGACGTGGACCCGCTCACCGGGCTGGTCACCCGCCGGGTCCTGGACGACGCCCTCACCGGTGCCCTCGAGCGGGAGCCGACCGGCGACGGGACGGCGCTGGTGCTGGTGGACGTCGACTCGTTCAAGCAGATCAACGACGCGCACGGCCACCCCGTGGGGGACGACGCGCTGGTCCACCTCTCCGGCCTGGTCCGCGGCAGGTGCGGGCCGGGGACGCCGTGGTCGGCCGGCTCGGCG
Proteins encoded:
- a CDS encoding Bug family tripartite tricarboxylate transporter substrate binding protein, coding for MPRRRVVATLGILLVAALAVTAFTDAARSGEGQAARASLTLIAPAAAGGGWDLVAREGQQAMRTGNIVNTVQVVNIPGAAGTIGLNQLAGLTGQGTTMMVTGTVMLGGISQSGSGIGMQDTTPIARLAEDFEVIAVPAESPFRTFDDFVQAWAANPAAVPIGGGSAGGIDHMVAAQVAQAAGIPVETVQYTAHAGGGELTLSLLSTAAGTVGVGISGYNDFADLVDGGQLRVLAVVAPERLAGIDAPTMTELGLPEVDLVNWRGLVAPQGITDAQRTELEQIVREMVATESWSEAVERNRWVRSEIYGEDFEQFLVEEQRRIDALLEELGL
- a CDS encoding universal stress protein — encoded protein: MTICVAYGPTPEGAAALALAVHEARLRGTSLVALATDRQERFEHDHATDDRALREEIERQLAELRVAGDPEMEVRVVDDGGDAAEAIIDLAVGADAELLVLGLKRRSPVSKLLTGSIAQRIILDSPMPVLVTHAARSS
- a CDS encoding STAS domain-containing protein, with the protein product MSGVLSEVVDRRAGLITVRGHLTSSGADLVRGTADRLRDAGHARVVLDLRGVGTVDVEGLAVLRELHRDFRVDGGELLIRG